One Desulfobulbus propionicus DSM 2032 DNA segment encodes these proteins:
- the lpdA gene encoding dihydrolipoyl dehydrogenase, which yields MAHDLTTQLAVLGGGPGGYTAAFRAADLGLSVCLIEQGGRLGGVCLNVGCIPSKTLLHAASVIEEARDAAAFGVSFAPPRIDLETLRSHKARIVTQLTTGLDSLCAARKITRLTGHGAFVDPHTLLVSSQEGDVRVRFDHAIIATGSRPATLPGCPEDARIWDSTAALALTTVPKRLLVIGAGIIGLEMAQVYRALGAEITVVEPQNQIIPPADRDLVQPLFLKLKKTYRICTETRVAGMTATTNGIEVTLAGKTDAAELFDAVLVAVGRRPNTENFGREALGIDLDGRGFIPVDDRQRTAVPHVYAVGDVVGDPMLAHKAAHQGKVAAEVIAGHASVFAPRAIPSVAYTSPEIAWMGLSEKEAAQQGLAVDKGKFPWGASGRALSAGAGTGVSKILCDPDSGRLLGAGICGQNAGELIHEAVLALEMGATAEDIGLTVHAHPTLAETLAFAAEMVTGSITDVLPPKKPARTR from the coding sequence ATGGCTCACGATTTGACCACCCAGCTCGCCGTGCTCGGCGGCGGTCCTGGCGGATACACCGCGGCCTTTCGCGCCGCCGATCTCGGCCTTTCGGTCTGCCTGATCGAACAGGGCGGAAGACTGGGCGGGGTCTGCCTCAACGTCGGCTGCATCCCTTCCAAGACCCTGCTTCATGCGGCCTCGGTGATCGAGGAGGCACGCGACGCGGCGGCCTTCGGCGTCAGCTTCGCCCCGCCCCGCATCGACCTCGAAACCCTGCGCAGCCACAAGGCGCGAATCGTCACCCAGCTGACCACCGGCCTCGACAGCCTGTGCGCGGCCCGGAAGATCACCCGTCTCACTGGCCACGGCGCCTTTGTCGACCCGCACACCCTGCTGGTCAGCAGCCAGGAGGGCGATGTCCGGGTGCGCTTTGACCATGCGATCATCGCCACCGGATCACGCCCGGCAACCCTGCCCGGCTGCCCCGAGGATGCGCGCATCTGGGATTCCACCGCCGCCCTGGCTCTGACCACGGTTCCCAAACGACTGCTGGTCATCGGCGCGGGCATCATCGGCCTGGAGATGGCCCAGGTGTACAGGGCGCTCGGTGCCGAAATCACTGTGGTCGAGCCGCAGAACCAGATCATCCCCCCAGCCGACCGCGACCTGGTGCAGCCGCTGTTCCTGAAGCTGAAGAAAACGTATCGAATTTGTACCGAAACCAGGGTGGCCGGGATGACGGCCACGACAAACGGAATCGAGGTCACGCTCGCGGGCAAGACCGATGCCGCCGAGCTGTTCGACGCCGTGCTGGTGGCCGTGGGCAGGAGACCGAATACAGAAAATTTTGGCCGGGAGGCTCTGGGAATCGACCTCGATGGCCGGGGCTTCATCCCGGTCGACGACCGTCAACGGACCGCCGTGCCCCACGTGTACGCCGTGGGCGATGTGGTCGGCGACCCCATGCTGGCGCACAAGGCCGCCCATCAGGGCAAGGTAGCGGCGGAGGTCATCGCCGGCCACGCCTCGGTGTTCGCCCCACGGGCCATTCCCTCGGTGGCCTATACCTCGCCCGAAATCGCCTGGATGGGCCTGAGCGAAAAGGAGGCCGCCCAACAGGGCCTTGCCGTGGACAAGGGCAAATTCCCCTGGGGGGCCAGCGGTCGGGCGTTGAGCGCTGGGGCGGGCACCGGAGTGAGCAAGATCCTGTGCGACCCGGATAGCGGCCGCCTCCTTGGTGCCGGCATCTGCGGCCAGAACGCCGGCGAGCTGATCCATGAGGCGGTGCTGGCCCTGGAGATGGGCGCCACGGCCGAGGACATCGGCCTGACCGTTCATGCCCACCCGACCCTGGCCGAAACCCTGGCCTTTGCCGCCGAGATGGTCACCGGGTCGATCACCGATGTGCTGCCACCGAAAAAGCCGGCCAGGACAAGATAA
- the pyrC gene encoding dihydroorotase, which yields MHLTLENPLDMHLHLREREMLALVAPCSAAQFAGGVIMPNLVQPVDSLERLRAYRAAILDACAGEPFTPYMTLFFRSYHREELLAARDEIIGLKLYPAGITTQSESGVRDFDRIGDTVALLEDLDIPLLVHGETDGFVMEREREFLRVYQWLAETFPRLRLVMEHITTAEAVELLDRYDNVGATVTLHHLLITLDDVVGGLLQPDLFCKPIAKTPRDREALRQAVLAGHPRLMFGSDSAPHPRHKKECCGCAAGVFSAPVLLPALAQLFEEADCLERLADFVSHHARRFYRLRPPHKQVHLVRAPWTVMEQYETLRPFLAGQTLRWRVEKRP from the coding sequence ATGCATCTGACCCTTGAGAATCCGTTGGACATGCACCTGCACCTGCGCGAGCGGGAGATGCTCGCCCTGGTCGCCCCCTGTAGCGCCGCCCAGTTCGCCGGCGGCGTGATCATGCCCAACTTGGTGCAACCGGTGGACAGTCTGGAGCGATTGCGCGCCTACCGCGCCGCGATCCTCGACGCCTGCGCCGGCGAACCGTTCACCCCCTACATGACCCTGTTCTTCCGCTCTTACCACCGGGAAGAATTGCTGGCCGCCAGGGACGAGATCATCGGCCTTAAACTCTACCCGGCCGGGATCACCACCCAGAGCGAGTCCGGGGTGCGGGATTTCGACCGCATCGGCGACACCGTGGCCCTGCTGGAAGATCTGGACATCCCCCTGCTGGTGCATGGCGAGACGGATGGTTTCGTCATGGAGCGGGAACGGGAATTCTTGCGCGTGTATCAGTGGCTGGCCGAAACCTTTCCCCGACTGCGGCTGGTGATGGAGCACATCACCACCGCCGAGGCAGTCGAATTGCTCGACCGGTACGACAACGTCGGCGCCACCGTCACCCTGCACCACCTGCTGATCACCCTGGACGACGTGGTCGGCGGACTGCTGCAACCGGATCTGTTCTGCAAACCGATCGCCAAGACCCCGCGGGACCGCGAGGCCCTGCGCCAGGCTGTTCTTGCCGGTCACCCCCGGCTGATGTTCGGGTCGGATTCGGCGCCGCATCCCCGCCACAAGAAAGAATGCTGCGGCTGCGCCGCCGGAGTCTTTTCCGCGCCGGTACTCCTGCCCGCCCTGGCCCAGCTGTTCGAGGAGGCCGATTGCCTGGAGCGGTTGGCCGATTTCGTCAGCCACCATGCACGGCGATTTTACCGGCTCAGGCCGCCGCACAAACAGGTGCATCTGGTGCGTGCCCCCTGGACGGTGATGGAACAATATGAAACACTTCGGCCGTTTCTCGCTGGTCAGACCTTGCGCTGGCGAGTGGAAAAGCGACCGTAA
- a CDS encoding translation initiation factor Sui1, producing MVSNNPRNTVSVYSTEHGRLCPECSRPVGACTCATRSSTVPRGDGIVRVGRQTKGRKGSGVTTVSGLPLAPDRLRDLAGQLKKKCGAGGAVKDGVIEIQGEHRDLLVAELTRLGYTVKRAGG from the coding sequence ATGGTATCGAACAACCCGCGAAACACTGTTTCAGTCTATTCCACCGAACACGGACGCCTGTGCCCCGAATGCAGCCGCCCGGTCGGCGCCTGCACTTGCGCGACCCGATCCTCGACCGTTCCCCGGGGCGATGGCATCGTCCGGGTGGGCCGCCAGACCAAGGGCCGCAAGGGAAGCGGCGTCACCACGGTCAGCGGATTACCGCTCGCCCCTGATCGCTTGCGCGACCTGGCCGGCCAATTGAAAAAAAAATGCGGCGCCGGTGGCGCCGTCAAAGACGGTGTGATCGAAATTCAGGGCGAACACCGCGACCTGTTGGTGGCGGAACTCACCCGCCTGGGCTACACCGTCAAACGTGCGGGAGGGTAA
- a CDS encoding diguanylate cyclase: MKKKEKTTDASILIVDDNPVVIKLLHAMLARAGYQVVQAASGQQALALLASDCLPDLILLDIDMPGVSGLEACRLIKENPRTADIPVIFVTASNDKEHIVNGFAAGAQDYIIKPSTQEELLARVRTHLALCRTQQALKASRARYRELSFLDDLTGLFNTRYLYRNMQAHFNRDPEQSLTVIFMDIDRFKQVVDSHGHLNGSRAIAELAGIIKSLLPQGGYGVSYGGDEFVVVLANLDGEAGRRLAEQMRAAIAGRRFLRGQGLSVHLTVSCGMASYPEDAHDLVDLLGKADHALFASKSRGRNTVISFADMGAKPRDGLLPVD, translated from the coding sequence ATGAAAAAGAAAGAAAAAACAACCGATGCCTCCATTCTGATCGTCGATGACAACCCGGTGGTCATCAAACTGCTGCACGCCATGTTGGCCCGAGCCGGGTATCAGGTCGTCCAGGCCGCCAGCGGCCAGCAGGCGCTCGCCCTCCTTGCCTCCGACTGCCTGCCGGATCTGATCCTGTTGGACATCGACATGCCCGGCGTCTCCGGGCTTGAGGCCTGCCGGCTGATCAAGGAGAATCCACGGACAGCCGACATCCCCGTGATCTTCGTCACGGCCAGTAACGACAAGGAACACATCGTCAACGGGTTTGCCGCCGGCGCCCAGGATTATATCATCAAACCCTCGACCCAGGAGGAACTGCTGGCCCGGGTCAGGACCCATCTGGCGCTCTGCCGTACCCAGCAGGCGCTGAAGGCCAGCCGGGCCCGTTACCGGGAGCTGTCCTTCCTCGACGATCTCACCGGCCTCTTCAACACCCGCTACCTCTACCGGAACATGCAGGCCCATTTCAACCGCGATCCGGAGCAGTCGCTCACCGTCATCTTCATGGATATCGACCGATTCAAGCAGGTGGTCGATAGCCACGGGCATCTCAACGGCAGTCGCGCCATTGCCGAGCTGGCGGGCATCATCAAATCCTTGCTTCCCCAGGGCGGGTACGGCGTCAGTTATGGCGGCGATGAATTCGTGGTGGTGCTGGCCAACCTGGATGGGGAGGCCGGCAGGCGGCTGGCCGAACAGATGCGGGCGGCGATCGCTGGCCGCCGGTTCCTCCGTGGCCAGGGGCTGTCCGTCCACCTGACGGTCAGTTGCGGCATGGCCTCCTATCCCGAGGATGCTCACGATCTGGTCGATCTGCTGGGCAAGGCCGATCACGCCCTGTTCGCCAGCAAGAGCCGGGGGCGCAATACGGTCATCAGCTTTGCCGACATGGGGGCCAAGCCCCGCGACGGACTGCTGCCGGTCGATTAG
- a CDS encoding DMT family transporter, protein MALSAFLVSTSFIVGKLITPFMDPVVLTLIRFILATLLFAPYVGRTFGWSRPRPADLLRYSLISGTLVGFFWLMFLSLRITTPLNTGVIFTTVPGISGLYGWILLRERLGGYRLAALALAMIGALWVIFEGDFERMARLQLNRGDLLFFCGCLLMGLYMPLVKLLYRGESMAVMTFWILATGSAWLLLFTLDKLPLVPWEAIPAGVWGGIAYLSIFTTIITFFINQWATLYLGPTRVSAYSYFYPPLIVLIEWLLYRQIPSMQAAMGVAVILPAIVIVQWHDRRGQR, encoded by the coding sequence ATGGCTCTTTCGGCCTTTCTCGTGTCCACCTCGTTTATCGTGGGCAAATTGATCACGCCGTTCATGGATCCGGTGGTCTTGACCCTGATCCGCTTTATCCTGGCGACGCTGCTCTTTGCCCCCTATGTCGGCCGCACCTTCGGTTGGTCCCGTCCACGCCCTGCCGATCTGTTGCGCTACAGTCTCATCAGCGGGACCCTGGTCGGATTTTTTTGGTTGATGTTTCTTTCCTTGCGCATCACCACACCGCTGAACACCGGGGTTATTTTCACCACCGTGCCTGGCATTTCCGGATTGTACGGCTGGATACTCCTGCGCGAACGGCTGGGAGGCTATCGCCTGGCGGCCTTGGCCCTGGCCATGATCGGTGCGCTGTGGGTCATTTTCGAGGGCGATTTCGAGCGGATGGCGCGCCTCCAGCTCAACCGCGGCGACCTGCTTTTTTTCTGCGGCTGTCTGCTGATGGGACTTTACATGCCGTTGGTGAAATTGCTCTATCGCGGCGAGTCCATGGCGGTGATGACTTTCTGGATTCTCGCCACCGGCAGTGCCTGGCTCCTGCTCTTTACCCTCGACAAGCTTCCCCTCGTCCCCTGGGAAGCCATTCCCGCAGGCGTATGGGGGGGAATCGCCTATTTATCCATCTTCACCACCATCATCACCTTTTTCATCAACCAGTGGGCGACGCTGTACCTTGGGCCGACCCGGGTCAGCGCCTACTCCTATTTCTATCCGCCGTTGATCGTGCTGATCGAGTGGCTGCTGTACCGCCAAATCCCGTCCATGCAGGCGGCGATGGGGGTGGCGGTCATTCTGCCGGCCATCGTCATTGTGCAGTGGCATGACCGAAGGGGCCAACGGTAA
- a CDS encoding CHASE domain-containing protein translates to MQDPVAPAKKSAPFAAISVLVVPLVVLIVSLVATMLLWHLVEQGARDRAEFSFGGQIEEITGRLLSRLKDNENVLLGGNALFSVHGEALTREQWHLYASSLQPDIHNPGILGFGYAAWIAPEQRTTHIQAIQAEGFPGYTITPEGERPVYTAIVWLEPFNELNRRAFGYDMYSEPVRRAAMERARNTGKTSISGKIVLVQEAGEANSQGGILMYLPSYRRGMPTETVAQRQAALRGFVYSPIRMHDFVRAALVNMPAEVDFDLYSGQSAQPERLLFSSRQTRERMTPADYAPRFSVARTIEAYGASWHFLFTSRPSFDAEFSHEKSLFMLFGGVLLSCLLSTLVFMQGRARRQAQVIAEQMARRVAAQQKLALHVQQTPLAVIEWDESFRVTAWNHSAEEIFGYTAEEAFGRDASFIIPDSAREQVKTVFQKVRSESGGQRSTNQNLTKDGRIIECEWSNTPLVDGRGNFIGAASLAQDITERRRAEEALLRERNLLQSVMDGTRNSHLAYLDRDFKFVRVNVAFAASCGYPPQEMIGKNHFDLYPDAENEAIFKQVRETGEAFEARDKPFEYPDQPERGLTWWDWALSPVKNERGEVIGLVLSLFDITGRKKMEQALQTSEARFRLMFEQHSAIMLLIDPDSGRILDANKAAAAFYGYARDTLRTMTIDQINCQSREETAAVRQQIQDRTLSNFTVNHRLADGIVRTVDVHAAPICFQDQLINFAIIYDVTERQRAEAERERLEAQNRQLQKSESLGRMAGAIAHHFNNQLQAVMMSLEMTLGGLDDPARYEEIRTYVHTALRAAGKASAVSKLLLTYLGQTPGTYEQLDLARTCRNSQPMLLAGMPSSMEFRLNAPQSGPMIKAVENQIQQLLVNLITNAWEACANDRGVVTLTIKTVTEAAIPARHRYPIDCQPPAQPYACIEVTDTGSGIVEADIDRLFDPFFTSKFTGRGMGLAVVLGIARAHKGVVAVESGPAQGSTFRVFLPVDTAATPTAPLPELPLPEAVGSGTILIVDDEPVSRRLVARMLQSFGYTVLEAENGEQAVDMFERHAGQITVVLCDVIMPRMNGWETLAALRRRSPELPVILASGYSESQVMEGDHDDMPQAFLEKPYRFAKLKETLARVMLNGEKQPLPLD, encoded by the coding sequence ATGCAAGATCCTGTAGCCCCCGCCAAAAAAAGCGCTCCCTTTGCCGCGATATCCGTGCTGGTGGTCCCCCTTGTGGTGCTGATCGTTTCGCTCGTCGCCACAATGCTCCTCTGGCACCTCGTGGAGCAGGGGGCACGAGACCGCGCGGAATTCAGCTTCGGCGGCCAGATCGAAGAAATCACCGGCCGGCTCCTCAGCCGCCTGAAAGACAATGAAAATGTGCTCCTTGGCGGCAATGCCCTGTTCAGCGTTCACGGCGAGGCCTTGACCCGGGAACAATGGCACCTGTACGCCTCGTCACTTCAGCCGGATATCCATAATCCCGGCATTCTCGGCTTTGGCTACGCCGCCTGGATTGCCCCCGAACAGAGAACGACGCACATCCAGGCCATCCAGGCCGAGGGATTTCCCGGATATACCATCACGCCGGAAGGCGAACGGCCGGTCTACACCGCCATTGTCTGGCTGGAGCCCTTCAACGAATTGAACCGGCGCGCCTTTGGTTACGACATGTATTCCGAGCCGGTCCGGCGGGCAGCCATGGAGCGGGCGCGCAACACGGGCAAGACCAGTATCAGCGGCAAGATTGTCCTGGTCCAGGAAGCCGGCGAGGCGAATTCCCAAGGTGGCATACTGATGTACCTGCCCTCGTACCGACGGGGCATGCCGACCGAGACGGTCGCGCAACGCCAGGCCGCGTTGCGCGGGTTCGTCTACAGCCCGATCCGCATGCACGATTTCGTCCGGGCCGCGCTCGTCAACATGCCGGCCGAGGTGGATTTCGACCTCTATTCCGGTCAGAGCGCCCAACCGGAGCGTCTGTTGTTCAGCAGCAGGCAGACCAGGGAGCGCATGACCCCCGCAGATTACGCACCAAGGTTTTCCGTCGCCCGGACAATCGAGGCCTATGGGGCCAGCTGGCATTTCCTTTTCACGTCCCGGCCCTCATTCGACGCCGAGTTCAGTCATGAAAAGTCGTTGTTCATGCTGTTTGGCGGCGTCCTCCTGAGCTGTTTGCTGAGTACCCTGGTGTTCATGCAAGGGCGGGCCCGCCGGCAAGCCCAGGTTATCGCCGAGCAGATGGCGCGGCGGGTGGCGGCGCAGCAGAAACTCGCCCTGCATGTGCAGCAGACGCCGCTTGCGGTGATCGAATGGGATGAATCCTTCAGGGTGACCGCCTGGAACCATTCGGCCGAGGAAATTTTCGGCTACACCGCCGAGGAGGCGTTCGGCCGCGATGCTTCCTTCATCATTCCCGACAGCGCCCGGGAGCAGGTAAAAACCGTGTTCCAAAAAGTACGGTCCGAGAGCGGCGGTCAACGGAGCACCAACCAAAACCTCACCAAGGATGGCAGGATCATCGAGTGCGAGTGGAGCAACACGCCGCTGGTGGACGGTCGGGGCAATTTCATCGGCGCGGCCTCGCTTGCCCAGGATATCACGGAACGGCGGCGTGCCGAGGAGGCGCTGCTTCGGGAACGCAACCTGTTGCAGTCGGTCATGGACGGGACAAGGAATTCGCACCTGGCGTATCTCGATCGCGATTTCAAGTTTGTCCGCGTCAACGTGGCGTTTGCCGCGTCCTGCGGATATCCTCCGCAAGAAATGATCGGTAAGAACCATTTCGACCTCTATCCGGATGCCGAGAACGAGGCCATTTTCAAACAGGTCCGAGAAACCGGTGAAGCCTTCGAGGCGCGGGATAAGCCCTTCGAGTATCCGGATCAGCCCGAACGGGGCCTGACCTGGTGGGACTGGGCACTCTCGCCGGTCAAGAATGAGCGTGGCGAGGTCATCGGCCTGGTTCTATCCCTGTTTGACATCACCGGCCGAAAAAAGATGGAGCAGGCGTTGCAGACCAGTGAGGCCCGCTTCCGGTTGATGTTCGAGCAGCACAGCGCCATCATGCTCCTCATTGATCCGGACAGCGGCCGCATTTTGGACGCCAACAAGGCCGCCGCCGCGTTTTACGGCTATGCGCGGGACACCCTGCGAACGATGACCATCGACCAGATCAACTGCCAGTCGCGCGAAGAGACGGCCGCCGTGCGCCAGCAGATCCAGGATCGGACTCTGTCTAACTTCACCGTCAATCATCGTCTGGCAGACGGCATCGTTCGGACCGTCGATGTCCATGCCGCGCCGATCTGCTTTCAAGACCAGCTGATCAACTTCGCCATCATTTATGACGTCACCGAACGCCAACGGGCCGAGGCGGAACGGGAACGGCTGGAAGCGCAAAACCGGCAGCTGCAGAAATCGGAAAGCCTGGGCCGGATGGCCGGTGCGATCGCGCATCATTTCAACAATCAGTTGCAAGCGGTGATGATGAGCCTGGAAATGACCCTCGGCGGGCTGGACGACCCGGCGCGGTACGAGGAAATCAGGACCTACGTGCATACAGCCCTTCGCGCCGCGGGCAAGGCCTCGGCGGTCAGCAAGCTGCTGCTGACCTATCTTGGCCAGACCCCCGGCACCTATGAACAGCTGGACCTGGCCAGGACATGCCGAAACTCTCAGCCCATGCTGCTGGCTGGCATGCCCAGCAGCATGGAATTCCGTCTGAACGCGCCGCAATCGGGGCCAATGATCAAGGCCGTGGAAAATCAGATCCAACAGCTTCTCGTCAATCTGATCACCAACGCGTGGGAAGCCTGCGCCAACGACCGCGGGGTGGTGACACTGACCATTAAAACGGTGACCGAAGCCGCGATACCGGCCAGGCATCGCTACCCCATCGATTGTCAGCCGCCGGCTCAGCCATACGCCTGCATTGAGGTAACAGACACCGGTTCGGGCATTGTGGAAGCGGATATCGACCGCCTTTTTGATCCATTTTTTACCAGCAAGTTCACCGGCCGGGGTATGGGATTGGCGGTCGTGCTCGGTATTGCCCGCGCGCACAAAGGGGTGGTGGCCGTGGAGAGTGGTCCCGCCCAGGGCAGCACGTTTCGCGTGTTCCTGCCCGTGGATACGGCGGCGACCCCGACAGCGCCCCTGCCGGAACTTCCGCTTCCGGAGGCGGTGGGCAGCGGAACGATTCTCATCGTCGATGACGAACCGGTATCGCGCAGGCTGGTCGCCCGCATGCTCCAGTCGTTTGGCTACACCGTGCTGGAGGCGGAAAATGGGGAGCAGGCGGTGGACATGTTCGAGCGTCATGCGGGCCAGATCACCGTTGTCCTGTGTGATGTGATCATGCCGCGGATGAACGGCTGGGAAACCCTGGCCGCCCTGCGGCGCCGGTCTCCCGAGCTGCCGGTCATCCTGGCCAGCGGCTACAGCGAGTCGCAGGTCATGGAAGGGGACCACGACGACATGCCGCAGGCGTTCCTCGAAAAACCGTACCGGTTTGCGAAATTAAAGGAAACGCTTGCTCGCGTGATGCTCAATGGCGAGAAGCAGCCGCTTCCCTTGGACTGA
- the nhaB gene encoding sodium/proton antiporter NhaB, which translates to MPQSYPQAFARNFLGNAPLWYKLTILLFLVANPFLLKFYGPFIAGWVLIGEFIFTLAMALKCYPLPAGGLLAAEAVFIGMTKPETVYHEALNNFEVILLLIFMVAGIYFMKDFLRFTFTRILVKVQSKYKISLLFCFAGAFLSAFLDALTVTAVIIAVAYGFYDIYHRYVSGKDGSAGVHDLTSDLALKETEQQELKQFRGFLRNLMMHGAVGTALGGVCTLVGEPQNLLIGSEMGWHFMDFFIKVAPVSLPVLLVGLATCYYVEKKKWFTYGFELPGNIRSHLLETETKMEAKRGFKGKLQLAFQALAGIWLIIALAFHLAAVGLIGLSVIVFLTALNGITEEHQIGRAFEEALPFTALLVVFFAIVAVIHDQHLFAPVINYVLSLQGHSQLAAYYIANGLLSAISDNVFVATVYISETKMHFVNMLGALPDIGMTGEQLMDKLTDPNIARQEVLAGLPQAAAEQADALMHQLDKLAVAINTGTNIPSVATPNGQAAFLFLLTSALAPVIRLSYGRMVLLALPYTITMSLAGLLATYLFL; encoded by the coding sequence ATGCCCCAATCCTATCCGCAAGCCTTTGCCCGCAACTTCCTCGGCAATGCGCCCCTCTGGTACAAACTGACCATCCTGTTGTTTCTGGTGGCCAATCCCTTCCTGCTCAAGTTCTATGGACCGTTCATTGCCGGTTGGGTACTGATCGGCGAATTCATCTTCACCCTGGCCATGGCCCTGAAATGCTACCCCCTGCCAGCGGGCGGCCTGCTGGCAGCAGAGGCGGTGTTCATCGGCATGACCAAACCGGAAACCGTCTACCACGAGGCGCTCAATAACTTCGAGGTCATCCTGCTGTTGATCTTCATGGTGGCAGGCATCTATTTCATGAAGGATTTCCTCCGCTTCACCTTCACCCGCATCCTGGTCAAGGTACAGTCGAAGTACAAAATTTCCCTGCTGTTCTGTTTTGCCGGCGCCTTTCTTTCCGCCTTCCTCGACGCCCTCACCGTCACCGCGGTCATCATCGCCGTGGCCTACGGCTTCTACGACATCTATCACCGCTATGTGTCCGGCAAGGACGGCAGTGCCGGCGTCCATGACCTGACCAGCGACCTGGCTCTCAAGGAAACCGAACAGCAGGAACTCAAGCAGTTCCGGGGTTTTCTCCGCAACCTGATGATGCACGGCGCGGTGGGCACGGCGCTCGGCGGGGTCTGCACCCTGGTGGGCGAACCGCAGAACCTGCTGATCGGCAGCGAGATGGGCTGGCACTTCATGGATTTCTTCATCAAGGTCGCCCCGGTGTCCCTGCCGGTCCTGCTGGTGGGTTTGGCCACCTGCTACTATGTGGAAAAGAAAAAGTGGTTCACCTACGGTTTTGAACTGCCCGGCAACATCCGCTCTCATCTGCTGGAAACCGAAACCAAGATGGAGGCCAAACGCGGCTTCAAGGGCAAGCTGCAGCTGGCCTTCCAGGCCCTGGCCGGCATCTGGCTGATTATCGCCCTGGCCTTCCACCTGGCCGCCGTCGGCCTCATCGGCCTGTCGGTCATCGTCTTTCTCACCGCGCTCAACGGCATCACCGAGGAACATCAGATCGGCCGCGCCTTCGAGGAGGCGCTGCCCTTCACCGCCCTGCTGGTGGTGTTCTTCGCCATTGTTGCTGTCATCCATGACCAGCACCTGTTCGCGCCGGTGATCAACTACGTGCTCAGCCTCCAGGGGCATTCCCAGCTGGCCGCCTACTACATCGCCAACGGCCTGCTCTCGGCCATCTCCGACAACGTGTTCGTGGCCACGGTCTACATCTCGGAAACCAAGATGCACTTTGTCAACATGCTGGGCGCTCTTCCGGATATCGGCATGACCGGCGAACAGCTGATGGATAAGCTCACCGACCCGAACATCGCCCGCCAGGAAGTGCTGGCCGGTCTGCCCCAGGCGGCGGCCGAGCAGGCAGACGCCCTGATGCACCAGTTGGACAAGCTGGCGGTGGCCATCAACACCGGCACCAACATCCCCAGCGTCGCCACCCCCAACGGTCAGGCCGCCTTCCTCTTCCTCCTGACCTCGGCCCTGGCCCCGGTCATCCGCTTGTCCTACGGCCGCATGGTGCTGCTCGCCCTGCCCTACACCATCACCATGTCTCTCGCCGGCCTGCTGGCCACCTACCTGTTCCTGTAA